DNA sequence from the Methanothermobacter thermautotrophicus genome:
GATGGAGGCCAGCTCCTCCACGGTGGCATCCCTCACACCATCAAGGCTTCCGAAGTGCTCAAGGAGGGCCCTCTTTCTTGCAGGACCAACACCCCTTATACCGTCAAGTTCCGATTCAAGGGAATCCCTCTCCCTTATCCTCCTGTGATACTTGACAGCAAACCGGTGGGCCTCGTCACGCAGGTGCCTGAGGATCTGCAGTGCACCATCAGATACATCAACGGGTCCTGATATGCCTGGAAGGTAGACCTCTTCCCTCTTCTTGGCTATACCCACAACCGGCACATTAACCCCGCAGGATTTAAGGGCCTCAAGGGCTGCCCCCAGCTGACCCTTCCCCCCATCTATCAGTACAAGGTCAGGCTTCCTGAGGTCAGGGCTGGAGTACCTCCTCTCAACGAGTTCCCTCATCATTGCATAGTCGTCGGGCCCTGGAGTTGAAATTCTGTACCTGCGGTAGGATCCAGGGGATGGTTTACCATCGATGAAAACGGCGACCGAGCCTGTTGCAGATTCACCTGCAATGTTTGAGATGTCAAGGCCCTCCATTCTCCTGGGTATACCCGGGAGCCTGAGGTCATCCTTGAGCTGGAGGAGGGCGTCCCGGACCCTTCCCTTCTGTTTCAGTATCACCGACGCATTCTTCCAGGCGATGTTGAGGAGCCTGCGGCCGGCTCCGCCCTCAGGGGAGTGTATCCTCACAGCATCCCCCCTGAGCTCAGAGAGCCACTCCTCTATGACATCATCCTCCACAGGGTACTGGGTGAGTATCTCTGAGGGCACCCTGCGGGGTATGGCGTAGTACTGCTTGAGGAAGGCCTCAAGGATTTCGGTCCGGGGGGCTGAGCCCCTGAGGAGGAAGTCGTCCTTTCCTGTGATCTTACCGTCACGTATCTGGAGGACCACAACAGCTGATGTATCCCCATCCCTCTCGAGGGCCACTATATCCTGGTCAATGGAGTCTGTGAAGGATGCGTGCTGTCTCTCCATGACCTCCCTTATGGATTCTATCTGGTCCCTGATCCTGGCTGCCCTCTCAAATTCAAGTTTATCTGCAGCCTCCCTCATCTCCTCCTCAAGCACCTCAATAACGTCCCTGTAGCGTCCCTGGAAGAAGAGGTCGACCTTCTCTATGATCTCCCTGTATTCTTCCCTGCTGATCCCACCATCACATGGGGCGTAACATAGGTCTATCTGGCTGTTGAGGCATGGCCCGTCCATCCTCCTGCAGCTCCTTATCCTGAAGAGTGACTTTATGAGTTTCAGGGTCCTCCGGACCGCCCCGGTATCTGTGAAGGGCCCGTAGTACCTTGCACTGTCCTTCCCTATGGTTCGAACTATGAGGACCCGCGGGTATTCCTCATCCGTTATCTTGATGAAGGGGTACCTCTTATCGTCCTTCAGACGGACATTGTAGGGGGGCCTGTACCTCTTTATGAGGTTGGACTCAAGGATGAGGGCCTCCTTCTCGTTTTCGGTCAGGATGTACTCTATGCTCTCAAGGTGCCTCATCATGATCCTCAGACGGGGGTTCTCCTGTTCCCTGAAGTAGGATGAGACCCTCTTCCTTATGGAGATGGACTTACCAACATAGAGGACCCTGTTGTCCCTGTCACGGAATATGTAGACGCCTGTGGCATCAGGAAGCTTCTCTGGATCCTTAAACCTCGTCAATTTATCATTACCATCCTCTAATTAATGTTTAAAAGAAGTCAGTGGATCATCTCAGGTAACTTAACCCATGATTTTTTCTGGACCCGGTTTCTATTATAATGGCAAAGGTATATATAAGTTGACCCTGAAATATAGTTTCACAATAAATGAGGTTCTTATTTTAAGTGATTTGTGATGAAGTTTAAACTGGTATCAGAGTACAGACCCCTCGGGGATCAGCCAGAGGCTATAAGGTCCCTTGTTAACGGTATAAAATCCGGGATGAGGGAGCAAACCCTCCTGGGGGTCACTGGTTCAGGCAAGACCTTCACGGTGGCCAATGTGATTGCAGAGGTCCAGAAGCCCACCCTGGTAATATCCCACAACAAGACCCTGGCGGCGCAGCTCTACGAGGAGTTCAGGGAGTTCTTCCCTGAGAACGCCGTGGAGTACTTCGTGAGCTACTATGACTTCTACCAGCCGGAGGCCTACATACCCCAGACAGACACCTACATAGACAAGGAGGCGTCCATAAACGACGAGATAGACAGGATGAGGCACTCGGCAACCCAGGCCCTCCTCTCCAGGGACGACGTCATCGTGGTGTCCAGTGTCTCCTGCATCTATGGTATAGGTGCACCGGCAGACTACGGTGAATTCACCCTCCACCTCGAGGTCGGCTCCAGCCCCGGCAGGGAGGAGGTGCTGGAGGGCCTCATCAAAATGCAGTACGAGAGAAACGATGTCGAATTTGACAGGGGACAGTTCCGGGTCCGCGGTGACACCCTGGAGATCAACCCAGTCCATGGGACACCACCCATAAGGATAGAATTCTTTGGCGATGAGATAGATTCCATATCAACTGTCCACAGGGTCACCGGCAGAAGGATACAGAAACTGGACCGTGTAACCATATTCCCGGCCAAGCACTTCGTGATACCCGAGGACAGGCTCCAGAGGGCGATAGAGTCAATAGAGGCGGAACTTGAGGAGAGATTAAGCGAACTTAAAGCCCAGAACAAACTCCTGGAGGCCCAGAGGCTGGAGCAGAGGACAAGATTCGACATGGAGATGCTGAGGGAGATGGGCTACTGCCAGGGCATAGAGAACTACTCGATGCACCTCAGCGGGAGGAAGTGGGGTGAGAAACCAAACACGCTCCTGGACTACTTCCCTGAGGACTTCCTCACAGTCATAGACGAGTCCCATGTGACTGTACCCCAGATAAGGGGCATGTACAACGGTGACCGGGCAAGGAAGGACACCCTGGTGGAGTACGGCTTCAGACTACCCAGCGCCAGGGAGAACAGACCACTACGCTTCGACGAGTTCCAGGAGAGCGTGAACCAGGTGATCTATGTCTCTGCAACCCCTGGAAGGTATGAGCTCTCAAGGAGCCAGAACATCGTCGAACAGATCATAAGGCCCACCGGCCTGGTGGACCCTGAGGTCAAGATAAGGCCAGTTAAGGGGCAGGTGGATGACCTCCTCTCTGAGATAAGGAGGCGGGTTGAGCGGGGTGAGAGGGTCCTTGTAACCACCCTCACAAAGAGGATGGCCGAGGACCTCACAGACTACTACTCAAGGGTCGGTGTGAAGGTCAGGTACCTCCACTCCGAGATAGACACCCTCGAGCGTGTTGAGATCATAGACGACCTCCGGAGGGGAGAATTCGACTGCCTGGTGGGTGTTAACCTCCTCAGGGAGGGCCTGGACCTTCCGGAGGTGTCCCTGGTGGCGATACTCGATGCAGACAAGGAGGGCTTCCTGAGGTCAGAGACCTCACTTATACAGACAATCGGGAGGGCCGCCAGGAACGTTAACGGCGAGGTGATCATATACGCCGACAGGCTCACAGACTCGGTGATGGCGGCGGTTGAGACGACCAACAGGAGAAGGAAGCTGCAGATGGAGTACAACCGCAGGCACGGCATAGAACCGAGGAGTACACGGAGGACCCTCAGGGAGAAGAAGAAGGACCCTGAGGAGCTGAAGGTGGATGATATACCAGGCCATGAACTTGAGGACATAATAAGGGACCTTGAGGTAGAGATGAGGGAGGCTGCAAGGAACCTTGAATTTGAGAGGGCCGCCAGGATCAGGGACCAGATAATGTCCCTGAGGGACAGTTAAACAATTTTGAGTCATCAATGGGAGATACTGAGGATTATGAGTGGTAAAATAGTCATTAAGGGTGCAAGGGAGCACAACCTTCAGAACGTGGACCTTGAACTTCCACGTGATAAATTCATTGTCATAACAGGCATAAGCGGGTCAGGGAAGTCATCACTGGCCTTTGACACAATATACGCTGAGGGGCAGCGCAGGTACGTGGAGTCCCTCTCAGCCTATGCAAGGCAGTTCCTGGGGCAGATGAAGAAGCCTGAGATGGACTACATTGAGGGGCTGTCACCAGCCATTTCCATAGACCAGAAGACGACCCGGGTCAACCCCAGATCAACGGTGGGGACAATAACAGAGATCTATGACTACCTGAGGCTCCTGTTTGCAAGGATAGGTAAACCCCACTGCTACCTCTGCGGCAGGGAGATAGAGCAGCAGACCTCGACCCAGATAGTGGACAGGATAATGGATGACGGTGAGGGTGAACGGATAATAATACTCGCCCCTGCAGTCAGGGACCGGAAGGGGGAGCACCAGCGGGTATTCGAGAGGCTCAGGGAGCAGGGCTTCGTAAGGGTCCGGGTCGACGGTGAGATACACGACCTTGAAGAGGAATTCCACCTCGACAGGAACAGGAAGCACTCGATTGATGTCGTTGTGGACAGGCTGATTGTGAGGAGGGACACAGAGTTCAGGAAGAGGCTGGCGGACTCCATTGAAACAGCCCTCCAGCTGGGGGAGGGGACCGTCAGGGTCCTCAACCATGACACAGGCGAGGAGAGGATCTACAGTGAACACTTCGCATGCCCTGACTGTGGCATAAACTTTGAGGAGATCAGCCCCAGGATGTTCTCATTCAACAGTCCACACGGTGCCTGCCCTGAGTGTAATGGTCTCGGAAGCAAACTTGAGATCGACCCAGACCTTGTGGTGCCCTACCCTGAACGCTCAATAAACGAGGGCGCCATTGTGCCCTGGAGCAGATCAGGGAAGAAGGATAACTACTACCACCAGATGCTGAGGGCGGTGGCCGAGCACTACGGCTTCAGCCTGGACACCCCCTTCAGGGACCTGGAAGAGGAACACAGGAGAATCATCCTATACGGGAGTGATGAGAAGATACAGTTCGTATTCCAGAGAAAAAACAGGACCTACCGGGTGAACCGGCGCTTCGAGGGCGTAATACCCCGCATGGAGAGGATATACATGGAGACCAAGTCCAACTACATGAGGACATATATAGGTAAGTTCATGAGCAACCATGCCTGTCCGGTATGCGGGGGAAGCAGACTCCGCCCGGAGAGCCTCTCAGTAACCATCAACGGAAGATCAATACATGACGTCGTTGAGATGTCGATAAGGGAGGCCCATGACTTCTTCGAATCCCTGAGGCTCACTGAAAGGGAGGAGTACATAGCAAGGGAGGTCCTCAAGGAGATAAGGGAGAGGCTGCGCTTCCTTATCGATGTGGGCCTGGATTACCTCACCCTATCAAGGTCATCCGGAACCCTCTCAGGGGGCGAGGCCCAGAGGATAAGGCTCGCCACCCAGATAGGCTCCGGCCTCGTGGGGGTCCTCTACATCCTGGATGAGCCCAGCATAGGACTCCACCAGAGGGACAACAGGAGACTCATAGAGACCCTCAAGAGGCTCAGGGACCTTGGAAACACCCTCATAGTTGTGGAACACGACGAGGAAACAATCCTATCAGCAGACCACGTTGTCGACATCGGCCCGGGCGCCGGTGAACACGGAGGCCGCGTGGTTGCAGAGGGAACCCCCGGGGAGATAATGGAGGACCCTGATTCACTTACAGGGGCCTACCTCTCAGGCAGGGAAACAATACCCATACCAGAGCTCAGGAGGAGGCCATCAGGAAAGTACATAACCGTGAGGGGTGCGGCAGAGAACAACCTCAGAGAAATCGACGTCAGGATACCCCTGGGGGTCTTCACCTGTGTCACAGGGGTCTCAGGGTCAGGGAAGAGCACACTCGTCAATGACATACTCTACAGGGGCGTCTATGAGAGGCTCAACCACAAGCACATGAACGCCGGGAGGCACACCGACATTGAGGGCCTCCAGCACATCGACAAGGTCGTGATGATAGACCAGTCACCCATAGGCAGAACACCACGCTCAAACCCGGCAACCTACACAGGGGTGTTCACCCACATAAGGGAACTCTTTGCCCAGACCCCTGAGGCCAGGAAGAGGGGCTACAGGCCCGGCAGGTTCAGCTTCAACGTCAAGGGCGGGCGATGCGAGGCCTGCAGCGGGGACGGTATAATCAAGATAGAGATGCACTTCCTGGCAGACGTCTACGTCCCCTGTGAGGTGTGCAGGGGCAGGAGATACAACGAGGAGACCCTTGAGATACGCTACAGGGGCAGGAACATCGCCGAGGTCCTTGACATGACCGTGGAGGAGGCCCTTGAATTCTTTGAGAACATACCCCAGGTGAGGAGGAAGCTCCAGACCCTCTATGATGTGGGCCTTGGCTACATAAAACTCGGGCAGCCAGCAACCACCCT
Encoded proteins:
- the uvrA gene encoding excinuclease ABC subunit UvrA — translated: MSGKIVIKGAREHNLQNVDLELPRDKFIVITGISGSGKSSLAFDTIYAEGQRRYVESLSAYARQFLGQMKKPEMDYIEGLSPAISIDQKTTRVNPRSTVGTITEIYDYLRLLFARIGKPHCYLCGREIEQQTSTQIVDRIMDDGEGERIIILAPAVRDRKGEHQRVFERLREQGFVRVRVDGEIHDLEEEFHLDRNRKHSIDVVVDRLIVRRDTEFRKRLADSIETALQLGEGTVRVLNHDTGEERIYSEHFACPDCGINFEEISPRMFSFNSPHGACPECNGLGSKLEIDPDLVVPYPERSINEGAIVPWSRSGKKDNYYHQMLRAVAEHYGFSLDTPFRDLEEEHRRIILYGSDEKIQFVFQRKNRTYRVNRRFEGVIPRMERIYMETKSNYMRTYIGKFMSNHACPVCGGSRLRPESLSVTINGRSIHDVVEMSIREAHDFFESLRLTEREEYIAREVLKEIRERLRFLIDVGLDYLTLSRSSGTLSGGEAQRIRLATQIGSGLVGVLYILDEPSIGLHQRDNRRLIETLKRLRDLGNTLIVVEHDEETILSADHVVDIGPGAGEHGGRVVAEGTPGEIMEDPDSLTGAYLSGRETIPIPELRRRPSGKYITVRGAAENNLREIDVRIPLGVFTCVTGVSGSGKSTLVNDILYRGVYERLNHKHMNAGRHTDIEGLQHIDKVVMIDQSPIGRTPRSNPATYTGVFTHIRELFAQTPEARKRGYRPGRFSFNVKGGRCEACSGDGIIKIEMHFLADVYVPCEVCRGRRYNEETLEIRYRGRNIAEVLDMTVEEALEFFENIPQVRRKLQTLYDVGLGYIKLGQPATTLSGGEAQRVKLAKELSRRSTGRTLYILDEPTTGLHFDDIRKLLNVLGRLVDAGNTAVVIEHNLDVIKSADHIIDLGPEGGERGGLVVAEGTPEEVAASGTHTGRFLREVLGGGSEDVPVGQTDTG
- the uvrC gene encoding excinuclease ABC subunit UvrC, which codes for MTRFKDPEKLPDATGVYIFRDRDNRVLYVGKSISIRKRVSSYFREQENPRLRIMMRHLESIEYILTENEKEALILESNLIKRYRPPYNVRLKDDKRYPFIKITDEEYPRVLIVRTIGKDSARYYGPFTDTGAVRRTLKLIKSLFRIRSCRRMDGPCLNSQIDLCYAPCDGGISREEYREIIEKVDLFFQGRYRDVIEVLEEEMREAADKLEFERAARIRDQIESIREVMERQHASFTDSIDQDIVALERDGDTSAVVVLQIRDGKITGKDDFLLRGSAPRTEILEAFLKQYYAIPRRVPSEILTQYPVEDDVIEEWLSELRGDAVRIHSPEGGAGRRLLNIAWKNASVILKQKGRVRDALLQLKDDLRLPGIPRRMEGLDISNIAGESATGSVAVFIDGKPSPGSYRRYRISTPGPDDYAMMRELVERRYSSPDLRKPDLVLIDGGKGQLGAALEALKSCGVNVPVVGIAKKREEVYLPGISGPVDVSDGALQILRHLRDEAHRFAVKYHRRIRERDSLESELDGIRGVGPARKRALLEHFGSLDGVRDATVEELASIPGMTREVAERIHRHLRGDQNG
- the uvrB gene encoding excinuclease ABC subunit UvrB, with the translated sequence MMKFKLVSEYRPLGDQPEAIRSLVNGIKSGMREQTLLGVTGSGKTFTVANVIAEVQKPTLVISHNKTLAAQLYEEFREFFPENAVEYFVSYYDFYQPEAYIPQTDTYIDKEASINDEIDRMRHSATQALLSRDDVIVVSSVSCIYGIGAPADYGEFTLHLEVGSSPGREEVLEGLIKMQYERNDVEFDRGQFRVRGDTLEINPVHGTPPIRIEFFGDEIDSISTVHRVTGRRIQKLDRVTIFPAKHFVIPEDRLQRAIESIEAELEERLSELKAQNKLLEAQRLEQRTRFDMEMLREMGYCQGIENYSMHLSGRKWGEKPNTLLDYFPEDFLTVIDESHVTVPQIRGMYNGDRARKDTLVEYGFRLPSARENRPLRFDEFQESVNQVIYVSATPGRYELSRSQNIVEQIIRPTGLVDPEVKIRPVKGQVDDLLSEIRRRVERGERVLVTTLTKRMAEDLTDYYSRVGVKVRYLHSEIDTLERVEIIDDLRRGEFDCLVGVNLLREGLDLPEVSLVAILDADKEGFLRSETSLIQTIGRAARNVNGEVIIYADRLTDSVMAAVETTNRRRKLQMEYNRRHGIEPRSTRRTLREKKKDPEELKVDDIPGHELEDIIRDLEVEMREAARNLEFERAARIRDQIMSLRDS